The genomic interval TCGGCGGCCAGTATCTCCGCAACCTGGACCCGGACGACGTGGCCGCGTTCGAACTGGTGCGGGTGCAGATCCAGGAGGAGCTGCGGCGCACGTTCCGGCCCGAGTTCCTCAACCGAATCGACGAGACGATCGTGTTCCGTCCGCTGAGCCGCCGCGACCTCGAGCAGATTGTGGGCCTGCAACTGGCGACGCTGGCCGCACGCCTCGCCGGCCTTCGCATCACCCTGGAGGTGACGCCGGCGGCGCGCGCGCTGTTGTCGCAGGAAGGCTACAATCCCGATTTCGGCGCCCGGCCGCTCAAGCGGCTGATCCAGCGCAGCATCGAGAATCCGTTGAGCCGGCACCTGCTCGCGGGCGAGTTCGGCGAAGGCGACACGGTCGTCGCCGACGCGCAGGGGGCCGAGATCGTGTTGAGGAAGGCCACTCCCGTGCCGGCCGACCCTGAGCCTGCGGCGCGAGCCAGGGCGCGCCGGCCACCAGGTAATTGACGCCGGCGAAGCGGTAGGGCCGGCCGCGGCCGGCTTCGAACCGGACCGGCGGCGAAGGAGCGGTCGCGCATCCTCGAACTCATCGTCTTTACGAGCGGCGGCGTGCTGCTCGCCCTCGAGATCGTGGCGAGCCGCGTCGTCGCGCCGTATTTCGGGAACTCCGTCTACGTCTGGGGCAGCCTGATCGGCATCTTCCTGGCGGCCCTCAGCCTCGGCTACTATCTTGGCGGCCGCGTGGCAACGTGGCGGCCTCAGCCGGGGCCGTTCCTGGCGCTGGTCCTCGCCGGGGGCGCCGCGACGTACCCGATCCCCCATTTCGCCGATGCCGTGCTGGGGGCGCTCGCCGCGCGCGACCTGGGCCCGCGGGCGGGACCGCTGCTCGGCAGCGCCGCGCTCTTTTTCGTGCCGGCCGTCCTCATGGCGACCGTGTCGCCGTACGCGGTCCGCCTCAAGGCCCGCTCGGTCGAAGGCGTCGGCAACGTCGCGGGGGTGCTCTACGCGCTCAGCACGCTCGGCAGCATCGCCGGGACGCTGCTCGCGACGTTTGTCCTGATCTCGTGGCTGGGCGTCCGGTCGATCATCGAGGTGCTCGGCGCGATCGAAATGGCGCTCGCGGTGCTCGGGTTCGTCTGGGCGCGGCGCGCCGTGCCGGCCGCCATGACGGCGGGTACGCTCGCCGTCGTCGCCGCGCTCGCGTCCGGGGCGCCGCCGGACGGCCCCGACATCGTCTACGCGCGCGATACCGTCTATCACCGAATCACCGTCAGCGACGAAGGGGCAATCCGGTACCTTCGCCTGGACCGGTACTGGCAAAGCGCCCGCGACCGCGCCGCGCCGCTCAGCACGGTCTTCTCGTATACGGACTACCTGCATCTGCCGCTTGTTTTGGTGCCGCATCCAAAGCGCGTCCTGTTCGTGGGCATGGGCGGCGGCACCGCGCCGGCCCGGTTCTACCACGACTATCCCGAAGTCACCATCGACGTCGTGGAACTCGATCCGGCCGTCGCCGACACGGCGGTGCGGTTCTTCGCCCTGCCGCGGGGACCGCGTCTCGCCGTGCACGTGGAGGACGGGCGCCTGTGGCTGCGGCGGACCGCCGCCCGGTACGACATCATCATCCTCGACGCGTACCTGATCGACACGATCCCGTTCCACCTCGCGACGCGGGAGTTCTATGAGGAGGCGGCCGCGCGTCTCGCCCCCGGAGGGGCCGTGGCGGCGAACGTTATCGGGGCGATCCGCGGACCGCAGAGTCGGCTCTTCCGCGCGATCGACAGGACGATCGCCTCCGTGTTCCCGGCGGTC from bacterium carries:
- a CDS encoding fused MFS/spermidine synthase, yielding MLLALEIVASRVVAPYFGNSVYVWGSLIGIFLAALSLGYYLGGRVATWRPQPGPFLALVLAGGAATYPIPHFADAVLGALAARDLGPRAGPLLGSAALFFVPAVLMATVSPYAVRLKARSVEGVGNVAGVLYALSTLGSIAGTLLATFVLISWLGVRSIIEVLGAIEMALAVLGFVWARRAVPAAMTAGTLAVVAALASGAPPDGPDIVYARDTVYHRITVSDEGAIRYLRLDRYWQSARDRAAPLSTVFSYTDYLHLPLVLVPHPKRVLFVGMGGGTAPARFYHDYPEVTIDVVELDPAVADTAVRFFALPRGPRLAVHVEDGRLWLRRTAARYDIIILDAYLIDTIPFHLATREFYEEAAARLAPGGAVAANVIGAIRGPQSRLFRAIDRTIASVFPAVYVFPVDGDAGDALQNIIVVGSQGPRLDARTVTARAAAAAASGRVTIADLARDAATLLAPPIDTADVPLLTDDFAPTDLLAAPAR